A region of Candidatus Bathyarchaeia archaeon DNA encodes the following proteins:
- a CDS encoding elongation factor EF-2, with protein sequence MIAHVDHGKTTMSDSLLASSGLLSPTVAGTALALDYMEEEQKRQMTIKAANVSLYHEMDGKPYLINLIDTPGHVDFSGRVTRSLRAIDGAVVVIDAVEEVMVQTETVTRQALEERVRPVLYINKIDRLIKELKLTPIQIQEKIGRIISDFNNLINLYAEPEFKEKWKVSFTTNTVAMGAAKDGWGFTSETAQRAGIKFSDVVDAYENNKVDELKKKVPLHEAVLNMVVDAMPPPHVAQKYRIQKIWRGDINSEVGQAMMNCDDNGPAVMSVSNIVVDPHAGIVATGRLFSGTLHEGDQVYLIGAKTQARIQQVCIYMGPHREIVGSLTAGNIPALLGLEAARAGETISTIRDIVPFEAVKYVTEPVVTIAVEPKHSRDLPKLVDVLKKLSIEDPNLVTTINEETGEYLISGMGTLHLEIATTLIQKTGLEIVTSKPIVIYRESVRGRAGPFEGKSPNKHNRIYISVEPLDEEIIDMIRTGKINEYMDRHEMAKVLREKGWPTEEARGVWSVDEGGNMLIDLTKGAQYLHEAKDMIISGYRWGIKEGPIAYERVRGLKVIINDVQLHEDPVHRGPAQIMPMTRRALFAAILSADPCLMEPIQKITVKIPPELMGEVTSIISQKRGKVVSVEQKGHLVYVIGEIPTAETFDLSEVMRSATAGRAFWGLEFLRWAPVPASLFNGIVQEIRKRKGLPPEPPTPKDFMEM encoded by the coding sequence ATAATCGCCCACGTCGATCATGGAAAGACGACGATGAGCGATTCCCTCTTGGCCTCCTCGGGATTGCTATCCCCGACGGTTGCCGGGACAGCGCTGGCGCTGGATTATATGGAGGAGGAGCAGAAGAGGCAGATGACGATAAAGGCCGCCAACGTCAGCCTATATCACGAGATGGATGGGAAGCCCTACCTGATAAATCTGATAGATACGCCCGGCCACGTTGATTTCTCGGGCAGGGTGACGAGGTCCCTCAGGGCCATAGACGGCGCCGTGGTGGTGATCGATGCCGTCGAGGAGGTCATGGTGCAGACGGAAACTGTGACGAGGCAGGCCCTTGAGGAGAGGGTCAGGCCCGTCCTTTATATAAACAAAATAGATAGGCTGATAAAGGAGCTGAAGCTGACGCCGATCCAGATCCAGGAGAAGATAGGGAGGATAATAAGCGATTTCAACAACCTCATAAACCTCTACGCCGAGCCGGAGTTCAAGGAGAAATGGAAGGTCAGCTTCACGACGAACACTGTGGCCATGGGCGCCGCAAAGGATGGATGGGGCTTCACGTCCGAGACGGCCCAAAGGGCGGGCATAAAGTTCTCCGACGTCGTCGATGCCTATGAGAACAACAAGGTCGATGAGCTGAAGAAGAAGGTCCCGCTCCATGAGGCGGTCCTGAACATGGTCGTCGATGCCATGCCGCCGCCTCATGTGGCGCAGAAATATAGGATCCAGAAGATATGGCGCGGGGATATAAACAGCGAGGTTGGCCAAGCGATGATGAACTGCGACGACAACGGCCCGGCGGTCATGAGCGTTTCGAACATAGTGGTGGATCCGCATGCGGGCATAGTCGCCACTGGGAGGCTCTTCTCCGGGACCCTACACGAGGGCGATCAGGTATATTTGATAGGGGCCAAGACGCAGGCTAGGATCCAGCAAGTTTGCATTTATATGGGGCCGCATAGGGAGATCGTCGGATCCCTAACGGCCGGCAACATACCAGCCCTGTTGGGTTTGGAGGCGGCGAGGGCCGGGGAGACTATATCGACGATCAGGGATATTGTGCCCTTCGAGGCCGTCAAATATGTGACGGAGCCCGTGGTGACGATAGCGGTCGAGCCGAAGCACAGCCGGGACCTCCCGAAGCTCGTCGACGTCCTCAAGAAGCTCTCGATAGAGGATCCCAACTTGGTGACGACGATAAACGAGGAAACGGGGGAGTATCTAATATCGGGCATGGGGACTCTGCATCTGGAGATAGCGACGACGCTCATCCAGAAGACGGGTCTAGAGATAGTGACCTCGAAGCCCATAGTGATCTATAGGGAGAGCGTCAGGGGCCGAGCCGGGCCATTCGAGGGCAAATCCCCCAACAAGCACAACAGGATCTACATAAGCGTTGAGCCCCTCGATGAGGAGATAATCGATATGATCAGGACGGGCAAGATAAACGAGTACATGGATCGCCACGAGATGGCCAAAGTACTCAGGGAAAAGGGCTGGCCGACGGAGGAGGCAAGGGGCGTTTGGAGCGTTGACGAGGGCGGCAACATGCTGATAGATTTGACGAAGGGGGCCCAATACCTTCACGAGGCGAAGGACATGATCATCTCCGGATATAGGTGGGGCATAAAGGAGGGCCCCATAGCCTATGAACGGGTCAGGGGCTTGAAGGTCATCATAAACGACGTCCAGCTCCACGAGGACCCAGTCCACAGGGGCCCGGCCCAAATAATGCCCATGACGCGAAGGGCGCTCTTCGCCGCGATCCTATCGGCGGACCCATGCCTCATGGAGCCGATACAGAAGATAACGGTGAAAATACCGCCGGAGCTCATGGGCGAGGTGACGAGCATAATAAGCCAGAAGAGGGGGAAGGTCGTATCGGTCGAGCAGAAGGGCCATCTGGTCTACGTGATCGGGGAAATTCCAACGGCGGAGACGTTCGACCTATCCGAGGTCATGAGGAGCGCCACGGCCGGAAGGGCCTTCTGGGGCCTTGAGTTCCTGAGATGGGCTCCGGTCCCGGCATCGCTCTTCAACGGCATAGTCCAAGAGATAAGGAAGAGGAAGGGGTTGCCCCCGGAGCCGCCGACGCCGAAGGATTTCATGGAGATGTGA